Proteins found in one Coffea eugenioides isolate CCC68of chromosome 5, Ceug_1.0, whole genome shotgun sequence genomic segment:
- the LOC113770885 gene encoding acetylserotonin O-methyltransferase-like isoform X2, producing the protein MEEEKIKKEAEEEAQAQVDIWKYVFGFTEMAVVKCAIELGIPDFLESQDGQAMTLDGLSAALGCSPSSLYRIMRFLTNRGIFRQVNQGHGCSSQNSTSNAIGSSSITYVQTPLSRLLARNGEKSMAAIVLLESSPVMLSPWLGLGRRVLANSPPPFDTYHGQDLWSYAQNNPAHSKLINDAMACDARVAVSAMINGCPQVFEGISSLVDVGGGDGTALRTLLKACPCIRGINFDLPHVVSFAPHSDGVEHVGGDMFHSVPNADAAFIMGLTSYPFYSMSSGCCMTGEMTSVSAY; encoded by the exons ATGGAggaagagaaaataaaaaaagaagcagAGGAAGAGGCTCAGGCTCAAGTGGATATATGGAAATACGTTTTCGGCTTTACTGAAATGGCTGTTGTGAAATGTGCCATTGAGCTTGGGATTCCGGACTTCCTGGAAAGCCAGGATGGCCAAGCCATGACACTTGATGGGCTGTCTGCCGCCCTTGGTTGCTCGCCTTCTTCCCTTTATCGAATCATGAGGTTCTTAACCAACCGCGGCATCTTTAGACAAGTTAATCAAGGACATGGCTGCTCCTCACAAAATAGTACTAGCAATGCTATTGGTAGTAGTAGTATTACTTATGTACAGACGCCCCTCTCTCGTCTTCTGGCTAGAAATGGAGAGAAAAGCATGGCTGCTATTGTGCTACTGGAAAGCAGCCCTGTGATGCTTTCGCCGTGGCTTGGCTTGGGGCGACGTGTCTTGGCAAATAGCCCTCCACCATTTGACACTTATCACGGCCAGGACTTATGGAGTTACGCGCAAAACAATCCTGCTCACAGCAAGCTGATCAACGATGCCATGGCTTGCGATGCTCGGGTTGCCGTTTCAGCCATGATCAACGGGTGTCCGCAGGTGTTCGAGGGGATTTCTTCGTTGGTGGATGTCGGCGGAGGCGACGGAACGGCTCTCCGCACATTGCTCAAGGCTTGCCCTTGCATCCGCGGGATCAATTTTGATCTTCCTCATGTTGTCTCTTTTGCCCCTCATTCTGATGGCGTGGAGCATGTTGGAGGCGACATGTTTCACAGCGTTCCAAATGCTGACGCTGCTTTTATCATG GGCCTCACAAGTTATCCATTTTACTCCATGTCAAG TGGGTGTTGCATGACTGGGGAGATGACGAGTGTATCAGCATATTGA
- the LOC113770885 gene encoding acetylserotonin O-methyltransferase-like isoform X1, giving the protein MEEEKIKKEAEEEAQAQVDIWKYVFGFTEMAVVKCAIELGIPDFLESQDGQAMTLDGLSAALGCSPSSLYRIMRFLTNRGIFRQVNQGHGCSSQNSTSNAIGSSSITYVQTPLSRLLARNGEKSMAAIVLLESSPVMLSPWLGLGRRVLANSPPPFDTYHGQDLWSYAQNNPAHSKLINDAMACDARVAVSAMINGCPQVFEGISSLVDVGGGDGTALRTLLKACPCIRGINFDLPHVVSFAPHSDGVEHVGGDMFHSVPNADAAFIMWVLHDWGDDECISILMNCKEAIPQDTGKVIIVEAVIDHEGGDDKLKDVGLMLDMVMMAHTTTGKERTSEEWAYILNKAGFSRHTMTHIQAVQSVIEAYP; this is encoded by the exons ATGGAggaagagaaaataaaaaaagaagcagAGGAAGAGGCTCAGGCTCAAGTGGATATATGGAAATACGTTTTCGGCTTTACTGAAATGGCTGTTGTGAAATGTGCCATTGAGCTTGGGATTCCGGACTTCCTGGAAAGCCAGGATGGCCAAGCCATGACACTTGATGGGCTGTCTGCCGCCCTTGGTTGCTCGCCTTCTTCCCTTTATCGAATCATGAGGTTCTTAACCAACCGCGGCATCTTTAGACAAGTTAATCAAGGACATGGCTGCTCCTCACAAAATAGTACTAGCAATGCTATTGGTAGTAGTAGTATTACTTATGTACAGACGCCCCTCTCTCGTCTTCTGGCTAGAAATGGAGAGAAAAGCATGGCTGCTATTGTGCTACTGGAAAGCAGCCCTGTGATGCTTTCGCCGTGGCTTGGCTTGGGGCGACGTGTCTTGGCAAATAGCCCTCCACCATTTGACACTTATCACGGCCAGGACTTATGGAGTTACGCGCAAAACAATCCTGCTCACAGCAAGCTGATCAACGATGCCATGGCTTGCGATGCTCGGGTTGCCGTTTCAGCCATGATCAACGGGTGTCCGCAGGTGTTCGAGGGGATTTCTTCGTTGGTGGATGTCGGCGGAGGCGACGGAACGGCTCTCCGCACATTGCTCAAGGCTTGCCCTTGCATCCGCGGGATCAATTTTGATCTTCCTCATGTTGTCTCTTTTGCCCCTCATTCTGATGGCGTGGAGCATGTTGGAGGCGACATGTTTCACAGCGTTCCAAATGCTGACGCTGCTTTTATCATG TGGGTGTTGCATGACTGGGGAGATGACGAGTGTATCAGCATATTGATGAACTGCAAAGAAGCTATTCCTCAAGACACGGGGAAAGTGATCATCGTAGAGGCTGTGATAGATCATGAAGGAGGAGACGACAAGCTTAAAGATGTGGGTTTGATGTTAGATATGGTGATGATGGCTCATACAACCacaggaaaagaaagaacgtCAGAGGAATGGGCATATATTCTGAACAAGGCTGGATTCAGCAGACACACTATGACACACATCCAAGCGGTTCAATCTGTAATTGAGGCCTATCCTTAA